A window of the Mucilaginibacter sp. cycad4 genome harbors these coding sequences:
- a CDS encoding peptidase domain-containing ABC transporter, translating to MKKSFPVYRQLDQMDCGPTCLRMIAKYYGKHYPLKTLREFSYLTRNGVSFKGISEAAEKVGFKTLGTRLTFDQLDEDVTLPCILYWNRNHFVVLPPQDYDRNDASKKISIVDPAIGLVKVDKKQFLKSWSVQDGNCGFALLLEPTNDFYVLEGEEEKSPSLAFLVRYLKPYKKLLFQLIAGMLVGSILTLIIPFLTQSLVDVGINQHNLDFIYLIFIAQIVLFFGNTAIEVLRGWIILHISARINISIVSDFLVKLMRLPIRFFDTKMVGDITQRISDHTRIELFLTGTSLNTLFSLISMVVFLTVLAIYSIPIFLIFLVGSIISLGWIIVFLKKRRNLDYARFQNLSENQNSLYEIITGMQDIKMNNSEIQHRWDWERLQMKLFKINISNLSLSQSQNVGFNLLTQFKNILISFVAAKETLAGNISLGMMLSVSYIIGQLNSPIGQILSFIQNFQDAKISMERLNEIHDQKEEEASDEYISPVLDSEAKMDLHVKNLTFQYGGPGSPLILDDLTFTIPFGKTTAIVGESGSGKSTLMKILLKFYQPTQGELFLGDIPVDKLSHKWWRNQCSTVMAEGFIFSNTISQNITVKENFDEERLWEAIRGANLEEFINSLPLGISTKIGATGNGISSGQKQRILIARAIYRNPNFLFLDEATSALDSNNESEIIDNLETFSQGRTVLVIAHRLSTVKKAEQIIVLRKGRLIEQGTHLALIEKQGAYYELVRNQLELAT from the coding sequence TTGAAAAAGAGTTTCCCTGTATACAGACAATTAGATCAAATGGATTGCGGCCCGACATGTTTGAGAATGATTGCCAAATACTATGGTAAACATTATCCGTTAAAGACCTTAAGGGAATTTTCTTATTTAACCCGCAATGGGGTTTCATTTAAAGGAATAAGTGAAGCTGCTGAAAAAGTTGGATTTAAAACCCTGGGGACGAGATTAACTTTCGATCAATTGGATGAAGATGTAACGCTTCCATGTATACTGTATTGGAACAGGAATCACTTTGTTGTATTACCCCCGCAAGACTACGATAGGAACGATGCCAGTAAGAAAATATCAATAGTCGATCCCGCAATTGGCTTGGTTAAGGTTGATAAAAAACAGTTTTTGAAAAGTTGGTCGGTACAAGATGGAAACTGTGGCTTTGCGCTGTTATTGGAACCAACAAATGATTTTTACGTTTTAGAAGGAGAGGAAGAGAAATCCCCCAGCTTGGCCTTCCTGGTTCGCTACCTAAAACCTTACAAAAAGCTTTTATTTCAGCTAATTGCCGGAATGCTGGTGGGGAGTATCTTAACCCTGATCATTCCTTTTTTGACGCAAAGTTTAGTTGATGTGGGGATCAATCAGCATAACCTCGATTTTATATACCTGATTTTTATTGCTCAAATTGTATTGTTTTTCGGCAATACAGCTATAGAGGTACTGCGGGGCTGGATAATATTACATATAAGCGCCAGGATAAATATTTCGATCGTATCCGATTTTCTCGTTAAATTGATGCGGCTTCCAATCCGCTTTTTCGATACGAAAATGGTTGGCGATATCACTCAAAGGATTTCTGATCATACCCGGATAGAGTTGTTTTTAACAGGAACGTCGTTGAACACCTTGTTCTCCTTAATAAGCATGGTGGTATTTTTAACTGTACTTGCAATTTACAGCATACCTATATTTCTGATTTTTCTTGTCGGCTCTATAATTTCTCTCGGATGGATCATCGTGTTTTTAAAGAAAAGGAGGAACCTGGACTACGCACGTTTTCAGAACCTGAGTGAAAATCAGAATAGCCTGTATGAGATTATCACCGGCATGCAGGATATCAAAATGAACAATAGCGAAATTCAGCACCGGTGGGATTGGGAGCGCCTGCAGATGAAGCTTTTTAAAATTAATATCTCTAATTTAAGCTTGTCGCAGTCGCAAAATGTAGGCTTTAACCTTCTTACGCAATTTAAAAATATTTTAATATCGTTTGTTGCCGCCAAAGAAACCTTGGCTGGAAATATATCCCTGGGTATGATGCTGAGTGTATCCTATATCATTGGCCAGCTTAATTCTCCTATAGGCCAGATCTTATCTTTTATACAAAATTTTCAGGATGCGAAAATAAGTATGGAAAGGCTAAATGAAATTCACGACCAAAAAGAGGAGGAAGCTTCAGACGAATATATTAGCCCGGTGTTGGATAGCGAGGCTAAAATGGATTTACATGTTAAGAATTTAACTTTTCAGTACGGAGGCCCCGGCTCTCCATTAATTTTAGATGATTTGACTTTTACTATTCCGTTCGGTAAAACAACCGCGATAGTTGGCGAAAGCGGCAGCGGTAAGAGTACCTTAATGAAAATCCTGTTGAAGTTTTATCAGCCAACACAGGGAGAGCTATTTCTTGGCGATATACCTGTAGATAAATTATCTCATAAATGGTGGAGAAACCAGTGCAGTACTGTTATGGCCGAAGGGTTTATTTTCTCTAATACCATTAGTCAGAACATTACCGTTAAAGAGAATTTTGATGAGGAGCGATTATGGGAGGCTATTCGTGGGGCAAATCTGGAGGAATTTATCAATAGTTTGCCATTAGGTATTTCAACAAAAATTGGGGCCACCGGCAATGGTATAAGCTCTGGCCAAAAGCAAAGGATCCTGATTGCACGGGCAATTTATCGAAACCCAAACTTTTTATTCCTGGATGAAGCTACAAGCGCATTGGATTCTAACAATGAGAGCGAAATTATTGACAACCTGGAAACATTTTCTCAGGGCCGTACTGTTTTAGTAATTGCCCATAGGTTGAGTACAGTAAAAAAAGCCGAACAGATCATTGTTTTACGAAAAGGACGGTTAATAGAACAAGGGACGCACTTAGCCTTAATTGAAAAGCAGGGTGCGTATTACGAATTAGTTAGAAATCAACTTGAATTAGCTACTTAA
- a CDS encoding FkbM family methyltransferase, with translation MTTRLQQAIDIIQKMPDEAVNKLLDIIDPLIKYGEHANGTGEDQQRNFLRMLEFGSLTRSVVGGFAYSIIVNGQNGVYAVDPEDAVVGKSLRFTGNYSSGEVKRIEKLVNADSHVLVVGAHIGTLVVPIAKIAEHVTAIEANPNTFQLLELNLALNDLENCRAINIAAGEAPGTINFLQNRINSGGSKRKPLHDDIMYYYDNPKEITIEANTLDRLLVNEQYDLIIMDLEGSEYFALKGMASILEKTKMLVIEFVPHHLKNVSGITVEMFLGLLDKFKYLTIPSLEIKLPVADCLETLKYMYDNGYCDDGLIFEK, from the coding sequence ATGACAACGAGACTACAACAAGCCATAGATATAATTCAGAAAATGCCCGATGAGGCTGTAAACAAGTTACTGGATATCATTGATCCATTGATCAAATATGGAGAACACGCAAATGGTACCGGTGAAGACCAGCAACGAAATTTTTTGAGAATGCTTGAGTTTGGAAGTTTAACAAGATCGGTTGTAGGGGGATTTGCTTATTCTATAATCGTAAATGGCCAAAATGGCGTATATGCAGTTGACCCGGAGGATGCCGTAGTTGGTAAGTCGTTACGGTTTACAGGAAACTACAGTTCGGGTGAAGTTAAGCGGATAGAAAAACTTGTCAATGCCGATAGCCACGTTTTAGTAGTGGGCGCTCATATAGGTACGCTGGTTGTACCGATTGCCAAAATAGCTGAACATGTTACGGCAATAGAGGCCAATCCAAATACTTTTCAATTGTTAGAACTCAATTTGGCATTAAATGATCTGGAAAATTGTCGTGCGATTAATATCGCTGCCGGAGAAGCTCCCGGAACCATAAATTTTCTGCAAAACAGGATCAATTCCGGGGGAAGCAAAAGAAAGCCTTTACATGATGACATCATGTATTATTATGATAATCCGAAAGAAATAACTATAGAAGCAAACACCTTAGATCGGCTCTTAGTTAATGAACAATATGATTTGATTATTATGGATTTAGAAGGTTCAGAATATTTTGCGCTAAAAGGAATGGCTTCTATTTTAGAGAAAACCAAAATGCTGGTCATCGAATTTGTACCACATCACCTCAAAAATGTAAGCGGTATTACTGTAGAAATGTTTTTGGGGTTACTTGATAAATTCAAATATCTGACTATTCCTTCGTTGGAAATTAAACTACCGGTAGCTGATTGCTTGGAAACCCTTAAATACATGTATGACAATGGATATTGTGATGATGGATTGATTTTTGAGAAATAA
- a CDS encoding lanthionine synthetase LanC family protein produces MNKKDNNERQRIEAEIVKIREAIDLKCDLIDDPSFETGILGLALFYIFYSVFADDKKYLDKAEELIFKAFGNLTAEKFQRTYKTDTIDNQLAHFGRFIKFSKQNNLIAFDVDEYLLGLDSILFDLMKSKVEAGNFDYQSGALAAGFYLIGRVDEADGIREKLSYLLFQIKEKSISDSDAGIYWTLPALHDRVYLGISHGSALIMSFVCNVMELQIEVDTCVEILRKASNFLIKQEADFGKGLFPHYLEDHEPGPKQFSLCYGDLGIGYALLRTGILLGDKNIEEIADRILLDCLVRKKEDNLTFDASITYGAAGLATTFEKIFKYKNDEQYLKASHYWYEKIVEYATYANNYAGYKSRVSNEDEFGNLGFSWGIAGIGAALMRSLNQELPDISSLTLIA; encoded by the coding sequence ATGAATAAAAAAGATAATAACGAACGTCAGCGCATAGAAGCTGAAATTGTTAAGATACGGGAAGCAATTGATTTAAAATGCGATCTCATTGACGATCCTTCATTTGAAACAGGAATTTTAGGTTTGGCATTGTTCTACATCTTTTATTCTGTGTTTGCTGATGATAAAAAATACCTGGATAAAGCCGAAGAATTAATTTTTAAGGCTTTCGGGAACTTGACGGCCGAAAAATTTCAAAGAACCTACAAAACGGATACGATAGATAACCAATTGGCCCACTTTGGAAGATTTATAAAGTTCAGCAAGCAAAATAACTTAATTGCCTTTGATGTTGACGAATATCTGTTAGGCTTGGATTCGATCTTGTTTGATTTAATGAAAAGCAAAGTTGAGGCGGGCAATTTTGATTACCAAAGCGGGGCGCTGGCGGCGGGCTTTTATTTGATAGGCCGAGTGGACGAAGCTGATGGTATCAGGGAAAAATTATCTTATTTATTGTTTCAAATTAAAGAAAAATCGATATCAGATTCAGATGCTGGCATTTATTGGACACTTCCCGCATTGCACGACCGGGTATATCTTGGCATATCTCACGGAAGTGCGTTGATAATGTCTTTTGTTTGCAATGTAATGGAACTTCAGATCGAAGTTGATACTTGTGTCGAAATTCTGCGCAAAGCATCCAATTTCTTAATAAAGCAAGAAGCTGATTTTGGCAAAGGACTGTTTCCTCACTATTTAGAAGACCATGAGCCCGGGCCAAAGCAGTTTTCTTTATGCTATGGAGATCTCGGAATTGGATATGCGTTATTGAGAACGGGGATACTACTTGGAGATAAAAATATTGAAGAAATAGCAGACCGTATTTTACTTGACTGCTTGGTTAGAAAGAAGGAGGATAACTTAACTTTCGACGCCAGTATTACCTATGGTGCAGCCGGCCTTGCAACAACTTTTGAAAAGATTTTTAAATACAAAAACGATGAGCAATACCTCAAGGCGTCTCATTACTGGTATGAGAAAATTGTCGAGTATGCAACATATGCTAATAATTACGCTGGTTATAAATCCAGGGTTTCTAACGAGGATGAGTTTGGTAATCTTGGTTTTAGCTGGGGCATTGCAGGCATAGGTGCCGCGCTAATGCGTTCTTTAAACCAGGAACTCCCGGATATTTCTTCCTTAACATTAATTGCTTAA
- a CDS encoding glycosyltransferase, whose amino-acid sequence MITKKFSSVPKVLHQIVGKKTTLQIDKCLQSWHVIKKSGYEIRIWNDDLIEEFLKERYSFALDAFKNARNHGEAADIARYLIIYHFGGHYMDWDVELLSPDKYLELSDKNPRGFLVIDPLNDTLASETFAALPNEPYLLSLCEDIVGLYNSGQRELLNTPAYSGPFRMRDTLKTHANSSQSIIQVKDLMAYDYWEIRELPEKVITQPLIHYWLHTWMQ is encoded by the coding sequence ATGATTACAAAAAAATTTAGTTCTGTACCAAAAGTACTGCATCAGATTGTTGGGAAAAAAACAACCCTACAAATAGATAAATGCCTGCAATCCTGGCACGTAATAAAAAAATCCGGATATGAAATAAGAATATGGAACGATGATTTGATTGAGGAATTTCTGAAGGAACGCTATTCATTTGCTTTAGATGCATTCAAAAATGCAAGAAACCACGGAGAAGCCGCGGATATAGCGCGCTACCTGATTATTTATCATTTTGGCGGCCACTATATGGATTGGGATGTGGAGTTACTTTCACCCGACAAATACCTGGAGTTAAGCGATAAAAACCCGCGTGGTTTTTTGGTTATTGACCCGTTAAATGACACTCTTGCATCCGAAACATTTGCCGCTCTCCCAAATGAACCGTATTTGCTGAGTTTATGTGAAGATATTGTAGGATTATATAACTCGGGGCAAAGGGAGCTGTTGAATACACCAGCCTATTCCGGACCATTCAGAATGCGGGACACCTTAAAAACACATGCTAATTCATCTCAAAGCATTATACAAGTTAAAGATTTAATGGCTTATGATTATTGGGAAATTAGAGAATTGCCTGAAAAGGTTATTACACAACCACTAATTCATTACTGGTTGCATACCTGGATGCAATAG
- a CDS encoding LytTR family DNA-binding domain-containing protein, whose amino-acid sequence MINCIVIDEEKLAQSTLFNHLKQIGDLQVLGIFNNVLDAKPLITSEKVDLIFCDFQMSDVGGLSFLKSLKKTPLFIFVTENPSYAIESFELDVLAYIMKPFKEDRLLKSINKARVLLDAGKPHLHDRKSLIFKDRNSNIIMPYDDIFFIKSDKDYIRIATREKEYIIWRKISDIERSLDSARQFLRVQKSYIVNLDFAKIVGGSHIKMKSGIEDIPIGKQYKAELYKRLGISTDYKLRNDTVQN is encoded by the coding sequence ATGATAAATTGTATTGTAATCGACGAGGAAAAGTTGGCTCAAAGCACTTTGTTTAACCATTTAAAACAAATAGGTGACCTGCAAGTACTGGGTATATTTAACAATGTTTTAGATGCCAAGCCTCTAATTACTTCTGAAAAAGTAGATCTCATTTTTTGTGATTTCCAGATGTCCGATGTGGGCGGGCTTTCATTTTTGAAAAGTCTAAAAAAAACTCCCCTATTTATTTTTGTTACAGAAAACCCAAGTTACGCTATTGAAAGTTTTGAGTTGGATGTGCTTGCTTATATCATGAAGCCATTTAAGGAGGATAGGCTACTTAAATCTATAAATAAAGCGCGGGTTTTATTGGATGCCGGAAAACCCCATTTACATGATAGGAAATCTCTGATATTTAAGGATCGGAACTCAAACATCATTATGCCATATGACGATATATTTTTTATTAAGAGTGATAAAGACTATATCAGAATTGCAACCAGGGAAAAAGAATATATTATTTGGCGAAAGATTTCGGACATAGAACGATCTCTGGACTCAGCCAGGCAGTTTCTTAGGGTTCAAAAATCTTATATTGTTAACCTTGATTTTGCCAAAATAGTGGGAGGAAGTCATATCAAAATGAAAAGTGGTATCGAAGATATCCCAATCGGGAAACAATATAAAGCCGAGTTATACAAACGACTTGGAATCTCTACTGATTATAAACTGCGAAATGATACAGTACAGAATTAA
- a CDS encoding lantibiotic dehydratase, which translates to MYTYDFYTLRIPTFSVNKLTKMNAVLEKLNREDDLNGNAIRELQNILSDETFLEGLFLASPVLFKELKKWLSGSKYNREELIKLLLASHKYYIRMCSRCTPFGTFAGTTTGLITNEPSEIQFQNNKFRKTAEFDMGFLSEIIKEIIEKSDAQLNIKFRANDTLYKVGDQLLFTESVSINGRSENILSSVSESSYINKVLASGKELTGFDELVEAVRSENASISVTRIEQFIRDLISSQILISEFNPQVTGDNNVKRLVETIGASGQNPKTSALLKDVYHKLKSENLNLNSLTELDYELRACFTHRQDGDTLQETLFFNTDKNSINANVVREISKHSEILWELQTPESSADLKSFKQRFDKKFEGKEVPLFIALDTEAGVGYGSAINGTTEHMPLLKNIVIRAVDSDESKNLSGITAIVQKVVKTFYKTGSPIIEIDERDILDLKKNEEQKSKSVHQNSSKFIFGSIIASSTAELDDGNYKFLAKQLFNYSAGRMLGRFACGDPVLNDKLSQLTLDEENLNNKFILAEVLHNPGGHATNVVSRPSLRRYEIPINCSPSVDKDHVIFLEDLLVSIQKGRVILRSKSLNKEVLPQMTNAFNVQRGEPLLKFLSDIQSQQIKNYFVWNWEEYYKEEYLPRVEFKKIILTRARWRIKKNEKQLFSTIQSFKANLKVIRNRLNIPRYVTLVQSFDNELCLDLNNDFCLRQLQRHLKNEDAILLEFLQTEDNCFIKDQDGAYCNEIIIPYGAKQPAYPDSYSHESENHKNIKSIFLPGSEWFFLKIYGGNKCLDYFLKTELIPFCDDLLKSGYIDKWFFIRYDDPDRHIRLRFHTSGGTDPFSSILLKFNKIIDTEVADNKISKVLIDSYVREVERYTATFMEDSEDLFFADSEAVGNFLSKLDGDEGEENRWIGALYSVDLLLSDFDCSVAEKQEIIQGLSNTFFQEFAASETNAKALNYSLNNKYREKSSLIKNLLTADMNPELMELFADFGKRSKDNELIINRMRMNPDFTHKVKAHLLKSYIHMNLNRIFLSRARNHELVVYHFLKKYYTMEIKLQNQLV; encoded by the coding sequence TTGTACACTTATGATTTCTATACGCTAAGAATCCCAACCTTCTCTGTCAATAAGTTGACAAAGATGAACGCTGTCTTAGAGAAACTTAATCGGGAAGATGACTTAAATGGCAATGCTATTAGAGAGTTGCAAAATATCCTTTCAGATGAGACATTTTTAGAAGGACTTTTTCTGGCCTCACCAGTACTTTTTAAGGAATTGAAAAAGTGGTTGAGCGGAAGCAAATATAACAGGGAGGAGCTTATTAAACTATTATTGGCTTCACATAAATATTATATCAGAATGTGTTCGAGGTGTACTCCTTTTGGAACATTCGCGGGCACAACAACCGGATTGATCACCAATGAACCCTCAGAAATACAGTTTCAAAATAATAAGTTCAGAAAAACAGCCGAATTTGATATGGGATTTCTAAGTGAAATCATCAAAGAAATTATTGAAAAGTCAGATGCTCAATTGAATATTAAGTTCAGGGCAAATGATACACTTTACAAAGTAGGCGATCAATTATTATTTACCGAATCCGTATCCATAAACGGCCGCTCGGAGAATATTTTAAGTTCAGTATCGGAATCTTCATACATCAATAAAGTTTTAGCTAGCGGTAAGGAGTTAACGGGATTCGATGAGCTTGTAGAAGCTGTACGATCCGAAAATGCTTCGATCAGTGTTACGCGTATTGAGCAGTTTATCCGTGACTTAATTTCTTCGCAGATATTAATAAGTGAATTTAATCCGCAGGTTACCGGAGATAACAATGTAAAAAGGCTGGTTGAAACTATAGGGGCTTCGGGGCAAAATCCTAAAACCTCAGCTTTACTGAAAGATGTTTACCATAAATTAAAGAGTGAAAACCTTAACCTCAACTCCCTAACAGAGTTAGACTATGAACTGAGAGCGTGTTTTACGCATCGGCAAGATGGCGACACGTTGCAGGAGACACTGTTTTTTAATACAGATAAAAATAGCATCAATGCAAATGTAGTCCGGGAGATTTCAAAGCATTCCGAGATATTATGGGAACTGCAAACCCCCGAAAGTTCTGCCGACCTAAAAAGCTTTAAACAACGATTTGACAAGAAATTTGAAGGGAAGGAGGTTCCTTTATTTATTGCGTTGGACACTGAGGCGGGCGTAGGTTATGGTTCAGCAATAAACGGCACAACCGAGCATATGCCTCTCCTAAAGAATATAGTAATACGGGCTGTCGACAGTGATGAATCGAAAAACCTAAGCGGCATTACCGCCATCGTTCAAAAGGTTGTTAAAACATTCTATAAAACCGGCAGCCCAATTATCGAAATTGATGAGCGTGATATCTTGGATCTTAAAAAAAATGAGGAGCAAAAAAGCAAATCGGTCCATCAAAATAGCAGTAAATTTATATTTGGAAGTATTATTGCTTCGTCAACCGCCGAACTGGACGATGGGAATTATAAATTCTTAGCTAAACAATTGTTCAACTATTCTGCAGGTCGGATGTTAGGGCGGTTTGCCTGCGGTGATCCCGTTTTGAACGATAAACTAAGTCAATTAACCCTTGATGAAGAAAACCTTAACAATAAATTTATTTTGGCCGAAGTTCTGCATAACCCGGGTGGGCATGCTACAAACGTAGTATCAAGACCAAGCCTGAGGAGATATGAAATTCCTATCAATTGTTCTCCTTCGGTAGATAAGGACCATGTGATCTTTTTAGAAGATTTGTTGGTTTCCATTCAAAAGGGGCGCGTAATTCTTCGTTCAAAGTCATTAAATAAAGAGGTTTTGCCTCAAATGACTAACGCGTTTAATGTTCAGAGGGGAGAGCCCCTGTTGAAATTTTTATCTGACATTCAAAGTCAACAAATCAAAAATTATTTTGTCTGGAATTGGGAGGAATACTATAAAGAAGAATACCTGCCCCGTGTTGAATTTAAAAAGATAATACTCACCAGGGCAAGATGGCGTATAAAGAAAAATGAAAAGCAGCTCTTTTCAACAATACAATCTTTTAAAGCAAATCTTAAAGTTATCCGCAATCGTTTAAATATCCCACGGTATGTAACGTTGGTTCAGAGTTTTGACAATGAATTATGTCTTGACCTGAATAATGATTTTTGCCTGCGGCAACTTCAACGACATTTAAAGAACGAGGATGCTATTTTACTTGAGTTTTTGCAAACAGAAGATAACTGTTTCATAAAAGATCAAGACGGGGCATATTGCAATGAAATTATCATCCCGTATGGGGCAAAACAGCCTGCTTACCCGGATTCATATTCTCATGAGAGCGAGAATCATAAAAATATTAAAAGCATATTTTTACCTGGCAGCGAATGGTTTTTTTTGAAAATATACGGCGGGAACAAATGTCTGGATTATTTCCTGAAAACCGAGCTTATACCATTTTGCGATGATTTACTTAAAAGCGGTTACATCGATAAATGGTTCTTTATCAGGTATGACGACCCAGATCGGCACATTCGTCTCCGGTTTCACACATCCGGTGGCACAGATCCTTTTTCCTCAATTTTACTGAAATTCAATAAAATAATTGACACTGAAGTTGCCGATAATAAAATCAGCAAAGTATTAATAGATAGCTATGTAAGGGAGGTGGAAAGATACACTGCAACCTTTATGGAAGATAGCGAAGACCTATTTTTTGCAGATAGCGAGGCGGTCGGAAACTTTTTAAGCAAACTGGATGGCGATGAGGGTGAAGAGAATCGATGGATAGGCGCCCTGTACAGCGTGGACCTGTTGCTTTCAGATTTTGATTGTAGCGTTGCAGAAAAGCAGGAAATCATACAGGGTCTGAGTAATACCTTTTTCCAGGAATTTGCTGCCTCCGAAACTAATGCAAAAGCGCTGAACTATTCATTAAATAACAAGTACCGCGAGAAATCTTCCCTAATCAAAAACCTGTTAACAGCTGATATGAACCCGGAGTTAATGGAACTTTTTGCAGATTTTGGAAAAAGGAGTAAAGATAACGAGCTGATAATAAACCGGATGAGGATGAACCCCGATTTCACCCACAAAGTGAAAGCTCATCTTCTTAAAAGTTATATCCATATGAATTTAAACAGGATTTTTCTTTCCAGGGCGAGGAATCATGAATTGGTTGTATATCATTTTTTAAAAAAATACTATACAATGGAAATTAAACTTCAAAATCAGTTGGTCTAA